Proteins encoded by one window of Arachis ipaensis cultivar K30076 chromosome B04, Araip1.1, whole genome shotgun sequence:
- the LOC107637650 gene encoding flowering-promoting factor 1-like protein 3: MSGVWVFKNGVVRLVENPGADAVEGGGRQASAVRRKVLVHRATNEVITNYAALETKLRSLGWERYYDDPELLQFHKRSTVHLISLPKDFTKFKSMHMYDIVVKNKNSFEVRDM; the protein is encoded by the coding sequence ATGTCTGGCGTCTGGGTTTTCAAGAACGGCGTGGTCCGGCTCGTCGAGAACCCAGGCGCAGACGCCGTGGAGGGTGGTGGGCGGCAAGCATCAGCCGTAAGGCGCAAGGTGCTGGTTCACAGGGCAACGAACGAGGTAATCACCAATTACGCCGCCCTAGAAACCAAGCTTCGCTCGCTGGGATGGGAGCGTTACTATGATGATCCAGAGCTTCTTCAGTTCCACAAGCGGTCCACCGTGCACCTCATTTCTCTGcctaaggatttcaccaagttcAAGTCCATGCACATGTATGACATAGTCGTCAAGAACAAGAACTCCTTTGAAGTCAGGGACATGTAG